The following proteins are encoded in a genomic region of Enterocloster clostridioformis:
- the ltrA gene encoding group II intron reverse transcriptase/maturase produces the protein METGHGIKYRQLHIEDYLREIPAEQGRETGEYAHERITGNPDTNTDFRTDNLLDTILRSDNLNAAYKKVKTNKGVGGIDGMQVDELLPCLREHQSELVEQVREGKYKPNPVRRVEIPKEEKGKTRKLGIPTVVDRVIQQAIAQELTPLYEEQFSDNSIGFRPGRGAHDALERCRKYINEGYVYVVSMDLQSYFDTVNHSKLIEVLSRTVKDGRVISLIHKYLKAGVMEDGGFHATTEGVPQGGPLSPLCGNVMLNELDKELERRGHKYVRYADDCLILCKSRKSAERTMENIVPFITGKVFLKVNLQKTTVSHVSKIKYLGYGFYRHKGKCRMRIHPKSVAKMKNRIRELTTRGNKWSNQEREEKRRSYARGWINYYRYADMKSLMEQTDEWLRHRIRAVYWKQWKKVRTRYKMLRALHLPEWKVHEMANCRKGVWRAAGMLNSALTKRIIVDRLGYPDMTAHYLKVRVNY, from the coding sequence ATGGAAACCGGACATGGAATTAAGTACAGACAACTTCATATTGAGGACTACCTGCGAGAGATACCTGCGGAACAGGGAAGGGAAACAGGAGAGTACGCCCATGAAAGGATTACCGGGAACCCCGACACCAACACGGACTTTCGGACGGACAACCTGCTAGATACGATTCTTAGAAGCGACAATCTAAATGCCGCCTATAAGAAGGTCAAAACGAACAAAGGCGTTGGTGGGATTGACGGAATGCAGGTGGATGAACTTCTACCCTGCCTGAGAGAACACCAGTCCGAATTGGTCGAGCAGGTGAGGGAAGGCAAATACAAGCCAAACCCAGTCCGAAGGGTAGAAATACCCAAAGAGGAGAAAGGAAAAACAAGGAAACTGGGGATACCCACAGTGGTAGACAGGGTAATCCAACAGGCAATCGCACAGGAACTGACGCCCTTATATGAAGAACAGTTCTCTGACAACAGCATCGGATTCCGTCCCGGCAGAGGGGCGCATGACGCACTGGAAAGATGTAGGAAATATATCAACGAAGGATATGTCTACGTGGTCAGCATGGATTTACAATCCTACTTTGACACGGTGAACCACAGCAAGCTGATAGAGGTGCTGTCGAGGACGGTGAAGGACGGGAGGGTAATCTCGCTGATACACAAGTACCTGAAAGCCGGAGTAATGGAGGACGGAGGATTTCACGCAACGACCGAGGGCGTGCCGCAGGGAGGCCCGCTAAGTCCCTTATGTGGAAATGTCATGCTGAATGAGTTGGACAAGGAACTGGAGCGCAGGGGACACAAGTATGTGAGGTATGCGGATGACTGCCTGATTCTGTGCAAAAGCAGGAAAAGCGCAGAGAGGACGATGGAAAACATTGTGCCATTCATCACAGGAAAAGTGTTTCTGAAAGTCAATCTTCAGAAAACGACAGTGAGCCACGTCAGCAAGATAAAATACCTGGGCTACGGCTTTTACCGGCATAAAGGGAAATGCCGCATGAGGATACACCCGAAGTCGGTGGCAAAAATGAAGAACCGGATACGGGAGCTGACAACCAGAGGGAACAAATGGAGCAATCAGGAGAGGGAAGAAAAACGCCGAAGCTATGCAAGGGGATGGATTAACTATTATCGATATGCAGACATGAAAAGCCTGATGGAACAGACGGATGAGTGGCTGCGCCACAGAATCCGAGCGGTGTACTGGAAACAATGGAAGAAGGTACGCACAAGATATAAAATGTTGCGGGCGTTACATTTACCAGAGTGGAAGGTGCATGAGATGGCGAACTGCCGAAAGGGAGTGTGGAGAGCGGCGGGAATGCTCAACTCGGCACTCACCAAAAGAATCATAGTGGACAGACTTGGTTATCCCGATATGACTGCCCACTATCTGAAAGTCCGAGTAAACTATTGA
- a CDS encoding SIS domain-containing protein: MELKKIIEEIKAERPEITSVIFVGCGASQAELYPAKYFLEGNAKKLRTSLYTANEFVHATPACVGKESIVITCSLGGNTPETVEASKKAMNTGAKVIAITHTPGSPLANSAHYVVLHGFEKNYAAKLEKMTFCLQLAAEILNQYEGYEHYEDMITGFGKIFDLIEDAVSFAVPSAKKFAENYKDAPVIYVMSSGATHMVAYAFSICLLMEMQWINSGSFHDGEFFHGPFEIVDKDAPFLLLMNDGSTRALDSRALDFLNRFQAKTTLIDAKDFGLGSVIPSTVKDYFNPMLITAVLRIYAEQLAILRNHPLTQRRYMWKLEY, from the coding sequence ATGGAACTAAAAAAAATTATCGAGGAAATCAAAGCAGAGCGCCCGGAAATCACCTCAGTCATCTTTGTAGGATGCGGCGCATCTCAGGCAGAGCTTTATCCGGCCAAGTACTTCTTAGAGGGCAATGCAAAAAAGCTGAGGACCAGTCTTTACACAGCCAATGAATTTGTACATGCCACTCCTGCCTGCGTGGGCAAAGAAAGCATTGTCATTACCTGCTCCCTTGGAGGCAATACCCCCGAGACAGTGGAAGCCTCCAAAAAAGCCATGAATACGGGCGCTAAGGTAATTGCCATCACACATACCCCCGGTTCACCACTGGCTAACAGCGCACACTATGTGGTACTGCACGGATTTGAGAAGAATTATGCGGCCAAACTGGAAAAAATGACCTTCTGTCTGCAGCTGGCAGCAGAAATTCTCAACCAGTATGAAGGGTACGAGCATTATGAAGATATGATAACCGGATTCGGCAAGATCTTTGACTTAATAGAAGACGCAGTTTCCTTCGCAGTTCCTTCCGCAAAGAAGTTTGCAGAAAACTACAAGGATGCTCCTGTTATTTACGTTATGAGCTCCGGAGCTACCCATATGGTGGCCTATGCCTTCTCCATCTGCCTCCTAATGGAAATGCAGTGGATCAATTCAGGCTCCTTCCATGACGGTGAATTTTTCCATGGTCCTTTTGAAATCGTAGATAAGGATGCGCCCTTCCTTCTGCTGATGAACGACGGCAGTACCAGAGCATTGGATTCCAGAGCCCTGGACTTCCTGAACCGCTTCCAGGCCAAAACCACCCTGATTGACGCGAAGGATTTTGGATTAGGGTCCGTAATACCATCCACGGTCAAGGATTACTTCAACCCGATGCTGATTACCGCCGTACTGCGGATATATGCAGAGCAGCTGGCAATCCTCAGGAATCATCCTTTGACCCAGAGAAGATACATGTGGAAACTGGAATACTAA